One part of the Sorangiineae bacterium MSr11954 genome encodes these proteins:
- a CDS encoding glycerophosphodiester phosphodiesterase — MRFSRRISLLASGLALSMLPVTFAHCSSDGSVVPTADASTPKDSSVNASGLPLVIGHRGASGYRPEHTLAAYRLAIDMGADFIEPDVVSTKDHVLICRHENEIGGTTDVAIKFPERKKIKVLDGKETNGWWTEDFTLAEIKTLRAKERVPDLRPLNTAFDGQEEVPTLKEVIELAKSRGVGIYPETKHPTYFKEAGLALEEEVVKLLDEAGWREPTDPVFLQSFEPGSLQKLKTLTHLRLVQLIDENGKPFDSDKSANGRSWEDLTKPEGLAFIATYAQGIGPSKKWIIPRDAANKLTAPTTLVADAHKAGLIVHAWTFRNENNWLPEDYRGGNPDASTYLQERGDAPGEYRRFFETGLDGVFSDCADTAVATRKKVFGR, encoded by the coding sequence ATGCGCTTTAGCCGTCGAATTTCGCTCCTCGCCTCGGGGCTCGCTCTATCCATGCTCCCTGTGACCTTTGCGCACTGCTCGTCGGATGGCTCGGTCGTGCCCACCGCGGATGCGTCGACCCCCAAGGACAGCTCGGTGAACGCCTCGGGTCTTCCGCTCGTCATTGGTCATCGCGGAGCGTCGGGGTACAGGCCCGAGCACACCTTGGCGGCGTATCGGCTGGCGATCGACATGGGCGCGGACTTCATCGAGCCGGACGTGGTGTCGACCAAGGATCACGTGCTGATCTGCCGCCACGAGAACGAAATTGGCGGCACGACCGACGTGGCCATCAAGTTCCCCGAGCGCAAGAAGATCAAGGTCCTCGACGGCAAAGAGACGAACGGCTGGTGGACCGAGGACTTTACGCTCGCGGAGATCAAGACCTTGCGCGCCAAGGAGCGCGTTCCGGATCTACGCCCGCTGAACACGGCGTTCGATGGGCAAGAAGAGGTTCCCACCCTCAAAGAGGTCATCGAGCTGGCCAAGAGCCGGGGCGTGGGCATCTACCCCGAGACGAAGCACCCCACGTACTTCAAGGAGGCGGGCTTGGCGCTGGAAGAAGAGGTGGTGAAGCTCCTCGACGAAGCCGGCTGGCGCGAGCCGACCGATCCGGTGTTTTTGCAGTCGTTCGAGCCGGGGAGCCTGCAAAAGCTCAAGACGTTGACGCACCTGCGGTTGGTGCAGCTCATCGACGAAAACGGCAAGCCATTCGACTCCGACAAGTCGGCGAACGGGCGAAGCTGGGAGGATCTGACCAAGCCCGAGGGGCTCGCGTTCATCGCGACATATGCGCAAGGCATCGGTCCGAGCAAAAAGTGGATCATCCCGCGCGACGCGGCGAACAAACTCACCGCGCCCACCACGCTGGTCGCCGACGCGCACAAGGCGGGCCTCATCGTGCACGCCTGGACATTCCGCAACGAGAACAACTGGCTCCCGGAGGACTACCGCGGCGGCAACCCCGACGCATCCACCTACCTCCAAGAGCGCGGCGACGCCCCCGGCGAATACCGCCGCTTCTTCGAGACGGGCCTGGACGGCGTCTTCAGCGACTGCGCCGACACGGCCGTCGCCACCCGCAAAAAGGTATTCGGCCGCTAG
- a CDS encoding HdeD family acid-resistance protein, giving the protein MKTLIVQSDIDGLTHQWGTLVLRGILAIVFGAVALVVPGLTLLAFLLVFGVYALAEGLANIVDAVRGLRKQLPWGARLLHGIVSIAVGLIALLMPGITAIALVYYIGAWALVTGVLHIVAAIRLRHVIEGEWLLALSGLLSVAFGGLLLLAPGAGALALLLWIAGYAMAFGVLLLVLGFRLRALQRSTHPDYPPRVLHGT; this is encoded by the coding sequence ATGAAGACCCTCATTGTCCAGAGCGACATCGACGGCCTGACCCATCAGTGGGGCACATTGGTCTTGCGTGGCATCCTTGCCATCGTCTTCGGCGCCGTCGCCCTCGTCGTACCTGGTCTGACCTTGCTGGCATTTCTCCTCGTGTTCGGCGTTTATGCGCTCGCGGAGGGACTCGCCAACATCGTCGACGCCGTGCGCGGCCTGCGCAAGCAGCTGCCTTGGGGCGCGCGGCTCCTGCACGGGATCGTGAGCATCGCGGTGGGGTTGATTGCCCTGCTCATGCCGGGGATCACCGCCATTGCGCTCGTCTACTACATCGGTGCGTGGGCGCTCGTCACCGGCGTCCTCCACATCGTGGCGGCCATCCGACTTCGCCATGTGATCGAAGGCGAATGGCTCCTCGCCCTCTCCGGCCTGCTCTCCGTGGCGTTCGGCGGCTTGTTGCTGCTCGCCCCCGGGGCAGGCGCGCTCGCGCTTCTGCTATGGATTGCCGGATATGCGATGGCGTTTGGCGTGCTCTTGCTCGTGCTCGGGTTTCGCCTGCGCGCGCTGCAGCGCTCGACTCATCCGGATTATCCGCCCCGGGTCCTTCATGGGACGTGA
- a CDS encoding NADH:flavin oxidoreductase, with amino-acid sequence MNDRLFSELRLGSLTVAGRIAKSATSETRASEGGHVTDELLAFYEPIARAKTPLIITGNVYVMPQGKSTPRQCGIDDDDKLPGLRRWTALAREHGARIVAQLNHCGRQNIPAAVGLTEAVSASDVTEKLMGTKPRPLGKGEIHDVVDAFAEAAVRAERAGFDGVQIHIGHGYLLNQFLAPYTNRRDDAYGGSLENRMRIVRETLEAIRGRVGRDYPVIAKLNGADLLYGRRGATTKELLAVAKMLERGGIDAVEITVGHYESGLPMMRGNFDTFFSTMAEHGAAKNTSPARRLGLRLIAPVLARACNTLWPAQEGFNRRYARLFRRELRIPILCVGGFHTRSAMEDAIASGDCDAITIGRAMIANPWLARDLREGRAGPVCNYTNGCIARAGNMPVDCYDPRVTAERELVTLRRKGAAVATV; translated from the coding sequence ATGAACGATCGTCTCTTCTCCGAGCTCCGTCTTGGCTCCCTCACGGTGGCCGGAAGGATCGCCAAGTCGGCCACGTCCGAGACGCGCGCGAGCGAAGGCGGTCACGTGACCGACGAGCTCCTCGCCTTTTACGAGCCGATCGCGCGCGCCAAGACGCCGCTGATCATCACGGGGAACGTCTATGTGATGCCGCAAGGCAAGTCGACACCGCGGCAGTGCGGCATCGACGATGACGACAAGCTGCCCGGCCTGCGGCGATGGACCGCGCTCGCCCGCGAGCACGGCGCCCGCATCGTGGCGCAGCTGAATCACTGCGGGCGGCAGAACATTCCCGCGGCGGTGGGGCTCACGGAGGCCGTCTCCGCCTCCGACGTGACCGAAAAGCTGATGGGGACCAAGCCGCGCCCGCTCGGAAAGGGCGAAATCCACGACGTGGTCGACGCCTTCGCCGAGGCCGCGGTGCGCGCGGAGCGTGCGGGGTTCGACGGCGTTCAGATTCACATCGGGCACGGCTATCTGCTCAACCAATTCCTTGCACCTTACACCAATCGCCGCGACGACGCGTACGGGGGCTCGCTCGAGAACCGCATGCGCATCGTGCGCGAGACCTTGGAGGCCATCCGCGGCCGGGTCGGGCGCGACTACCCCGTGATCGCCAAGCTCAATGGCGCCGATCTGCTCTACGGCCGCCGCGGCGCCACCACCAAGGAGCTCCTGGCCGTGGCCAAGATGCTCGAGCGCGGGGGCATCGACGCCGTGGAGATCACGGTCGGCCACTACGAGTCGGGCCTGCCGATGATGCGCGGCAACTTCGACACCTTCTTCTCCACCATGGCCGAGCACGGGGCCGCGAAGAACACATCGCCGGCGAGGCGCTTGGGTCTGCGCCTGATCGCCCCCGTGCTCGCGCGGGCGTGCAACACGCTCTGGCCCGCCCAGGAGGGCTTCAACCGCCGCTATGCGCGCCTCTTTCGCCGCGAGCTCCGGATCCCCATCCTCTGCGTGGGCGGATTTCACACGCGAAGCGCCATGGAGGACGCCATCGCGAGCGGCGACTGCGACGCCATCACCATTGGCCGCGCCATGATCGCCAATCCATGGCTCGCACGCGATCTTCGCGAAGGCCGCGCCGGGCCCGTGTGCAACTACACCAACGGGTGCATCGCCAGGGCCGGGAACATGCCCGTCGACTGCTACGATCCGCGGGTGACGGCGGAGCGCGAGCTCGTCACCCTCCGCCGCAAAGGGGCCGCCGTGGCTACGGTGTGA
- a CDS encoding pyridoxal-dependent decarboxylase, with amino-acid sequence MTDTRELDEILNSAHEAARAFLQTAAARPVAAPLQPVPFPELPERGWGALRAIEFFRANLEPMLSGSPGPRYLGFVTGGATPAAVAGDWLVSAYDQNVSNDGDSIATAVERHTLALLRTLFGLPDAFEGAFVSGATQANLVALATARQWVYDRVGVDVAQVGLAGAPPVAVLGGSPHASIDKALSILGMGRASIERIPCLPGRAAIDPAALDQRLAAHAAKGGPPCIVTASAGEVNTGDFDDLRAIGAIARRYGAWFHVDGAFGLFAAVDPELAHLVAGVEAADSIAADAHKWLNVPYDSAFVWTRHLPLQERVFRAAGPYLGAGPDLLHRTPENSRRFRALPAWMTLMAYGREGYRAIIHRCCAHARRLGAHLAASSSFELLDEVRLNILCFAPRGGDPSQRDRVLEALRAGGRAFLTPTTFSGRPAIRAAFSNWSTTDDDVALIARALDDAAASALTP; translated from the coding sequence ATGACGGACACGCGAGAGCTCGATGAAATCCTGAACTCGGCCCACGAAGCTGCGCGGGCCTTTTTGCAAACCGCGGCCGCGCGGCCGGTGGCGGCGCCCTTGCAGCCCGTTCCTTTTCCGGAGCTGCCGGAGCGAGGTTGGGGCGCCCTGCGGGCCATCGAGTTCTTCCGCGCCAACCTGGAGCCGATGCTCTCCGGCTCGCCGGGACCCCGCTACCTGGGCTTCGTCACCGGCGGTGCGACCCCCGCGGCCGTGGCCGGCGACTGGCTGGTTTCGGCCTACGATCAAAACGTATCGAACGACGGGGACTCGATCGCCACCGCCGTCGAGCGCCACACCCTCGCGCTCTTGCGTACGCTCTTCGGCCTCCCCGATGCGTTCGAGGGCGCCTTCGTGAGCGGCGCCACCCAAGCCAACTTGGTCGCCCTCGCCACCGCGCGGCAATGGGTCTACGACCGCGTCGGCGTCGACGTCGCGCAGGTGGGCCTCGCGGGGGCGCCCCCGGTGGCCGTGCTGGGGGGCTCCCCGCACGCGAGCATCGACAAAGCGCTCTCCATCCTGGGCATGGGGCGCGCGAGCATCGAGCGGATCCCGTGCTTGCCCGGACGCGCGGCGATCGATCCCGCGGCGCTCGACCAACGCCTGGCCGCGCACGCGGCGAAGGGCGGCCCGCCGTGCATCGTCACCGCCAGCGCGGGCGAGGTGAACACCGGCGACTTCGACGATCTGCGCGCCATCGGCGCGATCGCGCGCCGCTACGGCGCGTGGTTTCACGTCGACGGCGCGTTCGGCCTCTTCGCGGCCGTCGATCCGGAGCTCGCGCACCTGGTCGCCGGGGTGGAGGCCGCCGATTCCATCGCCGCCGACGCGCACAAATGGCTCAACGTCCCCTACGACTCTGCGTTCGTCTGGACCCGGCATTTGCCGCTGCAAGAGCGCGTCTTTCGCGCCGCCGGCCCCTACCTCGGCGCCGGCCCCGATCTGCTCCACCGCACCCCGGAGAACTCGCGTCGCTTTCGCGCGCTGCCCGCGTGGATGACCCTCATGGCCTACGGCCGCGAGGGCTACCGCGCCATCATCCACCGCTGCTGCGCGCACGCCCGGCGCCTGGGCGCGCACCTCGCGGCGTCCTCCTCGTTCGAGCTCCTCGACGAGGTTCGCTTGAACATCCTCTGCTTTGCCCCGCGCGGCGGCGACCCCTCCCAACGCGATCGCGTCCTCGAGGCCCTCCGCGCGGGCGGCCGCGCCTTTCTCACCCCCACGACCTTCTCGGGCAGGCCCGCCATCCGCGCCGCCTTCTCCAACTGGTCGACCACCGACGACGACGTCGCCCTCATCGCCCGCGCCCTCGATGACGCGGCCGCGAGCGCCCTCACACCGTAG
- the arfB gene encoding aminoacyl-tRNA hydrolase produces MASEALSVGAVVIPGSDLTWTATRSSGPGGQNVNKVSSRVELRFDLEGTAALSGAAKTRLRTLAKGYLDADGRILIRSERTRDRLQNLADARDKLGELIARALVVPKKRRPTRPSLRAHARRVDEKRRQGSKKRDRQGSDAS; encoded by the coding sequence GTGGCGTCGGAAGCTTTGTCGGTCGGAGCAGTGGTCATCCCGGGATCGGATCTCACGTGGACGGCCACGCGCTCGTCGGGGCCCGGCGGCCAGAACGTGAACAAGGTGTCGTCGCGCGTCGAGCTCCGCTTCGATCTCGAGGGGACGGCGGCGCTCAGCGGTGCAGCCAAGACGCGGCTGCGCACGTTGGCCAAGGGGTACCTCGACGCCGACGGGCGCATCTTGATCCGAAGCGAGCGAACGCGCGATCGGCTGCAGAACCTCGCCGACGCGCGGGACAAGCTGGGTGAGCTGATCGCGCGCGCCCTGGTCGTCCCGAAGAAGCGGCGCCCGACCCGGCCGTCGCTACGCGCGCACGCGCGTCGTGTCGATGAAAAACGACGTCAAGGAAGCAAGAAACGCGATCGTCAGGGGAGCGACGCGTCATAG
- a CDS encoding DUF1993 domain-containing protein: MSLYDASVPQFKRMLTNLDRWLELAIAHAEKKPFDPNVLLVARLAPDQYPLTRQVQAACDAAKFGAARAGGKEPPKHPDTETTFEELRGRIRDVITYLDTFTRDDFAGVEDRLLELPFLKGKLITASDYLYQMSLSNFYFHVTHAYAILRHNGVPLGKTDYIGAANLRNPE; this comes from the coding sequence ATGTCCCTTTACGACGCGTCGGTCCCTCAATTCAAACGCATGCTCACCAACCTCGATCGATGGCTGGAGCTCGCGATCGCCCACGCCGAGAAGAAGCCGTTCGATCCGAACGTGCTCTTGGTCGCGCGCCTCGCCCCCGATCAATATCCGCTCACCCGCCAAGTGCAGGCCGCCTGTGATGCCGCCAAGTTCGGGGCCGCGCGCGCAGGCGGAAAAGAGCCCCCGAAGCACCCGGACACCGAGACCACCTTCGAGGAGCTGCGCGGGCGCATCCGCGACGTGATCACCTACCTCGATACGTTCACGCGCGACGACTTCGCGGGGGTCGAGGACCGGCTCCTGGAGCTGCCGTTCTTGAAAGGAAAGCTGATTACGGCCAGCGATTATCTTTATCAAATGTCATTATCCAACTTCTATTTCCACGTGACCCACGCCTACGCGATTCTGCGTCACAACGGCGTGCCGCTCGGCAAAACCGATTACATCGGTGCTGCCAATTTGCGCAACCCCGAGTAG
- a CDS encoding TetR/AcrR family transcriptional regulator, whose product MFAERGFHGTSVPEIARAARVGVGSIYRHFESKERLVNAVFREAKTKLRDALLLDFDMQRPPNVMFADVWSRLVRFQREHPVAFQFLEMQDHVPYLDGESRAVEASVLAPLLMAIESVLGVGEGASGVSPAVLIAMVWGGFVGLTKAERLGYLTLDDAMLRSAGEVCFAAIESSLLAPKVKRKRNSTGE is encoded by the coding sequence ATGTTTGCGGAACGAGGATTCCACGGAACGTCGGTGCCCGAAATCGCCCGCGCCGCCCGGGTCGGTGTCGGATCGATCTACCGGCACTTCGAGAGCAAGGAGCGGCTGGTCAACGCCGTCTTTCGTGAGGCGAAGACCAAGCTTCGCGACGCGCTCCTCCTCGACTTCGATATGCAGCGGCCGCCGAACGTCATGTTCGCCGATGTATGGTCGAGGTTGGTCCGCTTTCAACGCGAGCACCCGGTGGCGTTCCAATTTTTGGAGATGCAGGACCACGTCCCCTACCTCGACGGCGAGAGCCGCGCGGTCGAAGCCTCGGTGCTCGCGCCGCTGCTCATGGCCATCGAATCCGTGCTCGGGGTCGGCGAGGGCGCTTCGGGCGTCTCGCCGGCGGTGCTCATCGCCATGGTCTGGGGTGGTTTCGTGGGTCTCACCAAGGCCGAGCGCCTGGGGTACCTCACGCTCGACGACGCCATGCTTCGCAGTGCCGGCGAGGTGTGCTTCGCCGCCATCGAGTCTTCGCTTCTGGCTCCGAAGGTCAAACGCAAGCGCAACAGCACGGGAGAATGA
- a CDS encoding SDR family NAD(P)-dependent oxidoreductase — protein sequence MSEHIFVTGTSGAIGGALARALRRHEPRARLTLVDVAPEPSRALASELGGEIHVAACDLSKSDQAMAALEEARGRFGPVHGLVNCAGFMEVRRFERLPWARAEALLAVDLVSPLRLMHAAVPDMLAARRGFVVNVASMAGRVTLHGCAFYCAAKAGLAMASEVARRELAPAGISVVTVYPGAVQSELESRAREQYGRKLLARIIPTGKPEVLADKVVDALAMKRARVVYPASYSVGLLSVASPIALAFGPTAQD from the coding sequence ATGAGCGAGCATATTTTCGTGACGGGGACGTCGGGCGCCATCGGGGGCGCGCTCGCGCGTGCGCTCCGGAGACACGAGCCGCGCGCCCGGCTTACCTTGGTCGACGTGGCCCCGGAGCCGTCGCGCGCGCTCGCCTCGGAGCTCGGCGGCGAGATCCATGTGGCGGCGTGCGATCTCTCGAAGAGCGACCAAGCCATGGCCGCGCTCGAGGAGGCGCGGGGCCGCTTTGGTCCCGTGCACGGGCTGGTCAACTGCGCGGGGTTCATGGAGGTGCGGCGCTTCGAGCGGCTTCCATGGGCGCGGGCGGAGGCGCTCTTGGCGGTGGATCTCGTCTCGCCGCTTCGGTTGATGCACGCGGCCGTGCCGGACATGCTCGCGGCGCGCCGCGGGTTCGTGGTGAATGTGGCCAGCATGGCGGGGCGGGTCACCTTGCATGGCTGCGCGTTTTATTGCGCGGCCAAGGCGGGGCTGGCCATGGCGTCGGAGGTGGCCCGGCGCGAGCTCGCCCCGGCGGGGATCTCCGTGGTCACCGTTTATCCGGGCGCCGTGCAGTCGGAGCTCGAGTCGCGGGCGCGCGAGCAGTACGGGCGAAAGCTGCTCGCGCGCATCATCCCCACGGGAAAGCCCGAGGTGCTCGCGGACAAGGTGGTGGACGCGCTGGCGATGAAGCGCGCCCGCGTGGTTTACCCGGCGTCGTACTCGGTCGGGCTCCTCTCGGTGGCGAGCCCGATTGCGCTCGCGTTCGGGCCCACGGCGCAAGACTAG
- a CDS encoding class I SAM-dependent methyltransferase, with product MPFETSQRTLAYYASIAERFWDATREHDVAQNIAALLAALEAASFSPPFSILDFGCGPGRDLKALKAAGHEPIGLEGCARFAEMARGYSGCPVWQRDFLALGLPAASFDGVFANASLFHVPGAHLPRVLAELGSALKPGGILFCSNPRGNDVEGWSGERYGCYFDYERWRALFDEAGFEEVTHFYRPTGKPREEQPWLAMVVRKRGTEAHVP from the coding sequence ATGCCCTTCGAGACGAGCCAGCGTACCCTCGCATACTACGCGTCCATCGCCGAACGCTTCTGGGACGCCACGCGCGAGCACGACGTCGCGCAAAACATCGCGGCCTTGCTCGCGGCCCTCGAGGCCGCGTCGTTTTCGCCGCCCTTTTCGATCCTCGATTTCGGCTGCGGCCCGGGGCGCGATTTGAAGGCGCTGAAGGCTGCGGGCCACGAGCCGATCGGCCTCGAGGGGTGCGCCCGCTTTGCCGAGATGGCCCGAGGCTACAGCGGCTGTCCGGTCTGGCAGCGCGACTTCCTCGCGCTCGGGTTGCCCGCCGCCTCGTTCGATGGCGTCTTTGCCAATGCGTCGCTCTTTCACGTTCCGGGCGCGCACCTTCCGCGCGTGCTCGCCGAGTTGGGCTCCGCCTTGAAGCCGGGAGGCATTCTCTTCTGTTCGAACCCGCGCGGGAACGATGTGGAGGGCTGGTCGGGCGAGAGGTACGGCTGCTATTTCGATTACGAACGCTGGCGCGCGCTCTTCGACGAGGCGGGCTTCGAGGAGGTCACGCACTTCTACCGACCGACGGGAAAACCGCGGGAGGAGCAGCCGTGGCTGGCCATGGTGGTTCGAAAGCGCGGAACCGAGGCTCACGTCCCATGA
- a CDS encoding acyl--CoA ligase has translation MSTLYELLAGEDDQPALLAPGKPMLTYGQLRRNVREIASQLNQLGLGRGDRIALAMINGPELITTFFGIATAATAAPLNPKYKQDEFAFYYEDTAAKALVTLSGSPIPAAMAAALPGMKLLSVSADENGYCGLAVVSDGSSLPPPDPKPEEVSESDDVAMILHTSGTTSRPKRVPLRHRNLVASANNIRSTYDLGPSDRTLCVMPLFHIHGIVGSMLSTLSSGGSVVCPPGFNAMEFLSLIESFSPTWYSAVPTMHQMVLARVDRHAEQLRKRRLRFIRSSSAPMPPVVRERLEQCFNAPVLDSYGMTEASHQMASNPLPPRERKAGTVGYGHGVEVRIMDEAGHLLAPGEIGEVVVRGPNVVDGYENNPEANLAAYTNGWFRTGDQGVLDADGYLSLTGRIKELINRGGEKVSPLEIDDVLLRHPAVAEALAFAVPHKMLGEEIHAAVVLKDPVEGSELRAHCAEALAEYKVPKRFHVLTEIPRGATGKLQRINMAKLLKIGAADE, from the coding sequence ATGTCGACCCTGTATGAGCTCCTCGCGGGCGAAGACGATCAACCCGCGCTTCTGGCGCCCGGCAAGCCGATGCTGACGTACGGTCAACTGCGGCGAAATGTGCGTGAGATCGCGTCCCAATTGAATCAGCTCGGCTTGGGTCGTGGCGACCGCATCGCGCTGGCCATGATCAACGGACCCGAGCTGATCACCACGTTCTTCGGGATTGCCACGGCGGCCACGGCGGCGCCGCTCAATCCAAAATACAAGCAGGATGAATTCGCCTTCTATTATGAAGACACCGCCGCGAAAGCGCTGGTGACGCTCTCGGGGAGCCCGATCCCGGCCGCGATGGCCGCGGCTCTTCCCGGTATGAAGCTCTTGAGCGTCTCGGCCGATGAAAATGGCTACTGCGGGCTCGCGGTCGTCTCCGATGGCTCGTCCTTGCCCCCGCCCGATCCCAAACCGGAGGAGGTCAGCGAGAGCGATGATGTCGCCATGATTCTCCATACGAGCGGCACCACCAGCCGCCCCAAGCGCGTCCCGCTGCGGCACCGCAATTTGGTTGCGTCTGCAAACAATATTCGAAGCACCTACGATTTGGGACCGTCCGATCGCACTTTGTGCGTGATGCCGCTGTTTCATATTCACGGCATCGTGGGCTCCATGCTCTCGACCCTCTCCTCCGGTGGCTCCGTGGTCTGCCCGCCGGGCTTCAACGCCATGGAGTTCCTGTCGCTCATCGAGAGCTTCTCGCCCACCTGGTACTCGGCCGTGCCCACCATGCATCAAATGGTGCTCGCGCGCGTCGATCGCCACGCCGAGCAGCTGCGCAAGCGCCGATTGCGCTTCATTCGATCGAGCAGCGCCCCCATGCCCCCGGTGGTGCGCGAGCGGCTCGAGCAATGTTTCAACGCCCCGGTGCTCGACTCGTATGGAATGACCGAGGCGAGCCATCAAATGGCGTCGAACCCATTGCCTCCGCGCGAACGCAAGGCCGGCACCGTGGGCTACGGCCACGGCGTGGAGGTGCGCATCATGGACGAGGCGGGCCACCTGCTCGCGCCGGGCGAGATCGGCGAGGTGGTGGTGCGCGGGCCGAATGTGGTCGATGGATACGAGAACAACCCGGAGGCCAACCTCGCGGCGTACACCAACGGCTGGTTTCGCACGGGCGATCAGGGTGTCCTCGACGCGGACGGGTACCTCTCGCTCACGGGGCGCATCAAGGAGCTCATCAACCGCGGCGGCGAGAAGGTCTCGCCGCTCGAGATCGACGACGTTCTCTTGCGCCACCCGGCGGTGGCCGAGGCGCTGGCCTTCGCGGTTCCTCATAAAATGCTGGGCGAGGAGATCCACGCGGCGGTGGTGCTCAAGGATCCGGTCGAGGGCAGCGAGCTCCGCGCCCATTGCGCCGAGGCGCTGGCCGAATACAAAGTTCCAAAGCGCTTTCATGTCCTCACCGAAATACCGCGCGGCGCCACCGGCAAGCTTCAGCGCATCAACATGGCCAAGCTGCTCAAAATTGGCGCGGCAGACGAGTGA
- a CDS encoding NAD(P)H-dependent oxidoreductase, whose product MSTNFRVLGIAGSLRKASYNRALLRAASELAPSGLTIEMVEIGNIPFYDGDVEAQGLPASVQELRERILAADGLLFATPEYNYSIPGVLKNAIDWFSRPPSPPSDRKPVGIIGASGGNGGTMRAQYHLRQVGVMLNWRTFNKPEVFIARAQDKFDAEGKLTDEATRKVLAQHLQEFYDWIALLKK is encoded by the coding sequence ATGAGCACGAATTTTCGCGTTTTGGGAATTGCAGGCAGCCTTCGCAAGGCTTCGTACAACCGCGCGCTGCTTCGCGCGGCGAGCGAGCTGGCGCCTTCCGGGCTGACCATCGAAATGGTCGAGATTGGCAATATTCCCTTTTACGATGGCGACGTCGAAGCGCAGGGCCTGCCGGCCTCGGTGCAAGAGCTGCGCGAGCGCATTCTGGCGGCCGACGGCCTTCTCTTCGCCACCCCCGAGTACAACTATTCGATCCCCGGTGTTCTCAAGAACGCCATCGACTGGTTTTCGCGTCCTCCGTCGCCCCCGTCGGATCGCAAGCCCGTGGGCATCATCGGCGCCAGCGGTGGAAACGGCGGCACGATGCGCGCGCAATACCACCTCCGCCAAGTCGGCGTCATGCTGAACTGGCGCACGTTCAACAAGCCGGAGGTGTTCATCGCCCGCGCGCAGGACAAATTCGACGCCGAGGGCAAGCTCACCGACGAGGCCACGCGCAAGGTGCTCGCGCAGCACTTGCAAGAGTTCTACGACTGGATCGCGCTGCTGAAGAAGTAG
- a CDS encoding 2-dehydropantoate 2-reductase, protein MRIGIVGAGAIGGFLGARLALSGHAVTLIARGAHLAAIQRDGLKLIEIDGTERVVRPEKATANIAEAGPQDAVIVALKAGSLPAVAPSLRALYHPETMVITAQNGFPWWYFYKLEGPYANHRVEAVDPGGIIAANIEADRVIGCIVYPAADIDAPGIVRHVEGDRFSIGELDGQKTERVSRLRDALEAAGVKAKVTPRIRWETWIKLWGNLTFNPISALTRSTLEQICSYPLTRQLARTMMQEAQVIAERLGIEFGIKLEQRIDGAQKVGAHKTSMLQDIERGRPTEIDAMLGSVSELGRWLEVPTPAIDAVYAAVKLLEARSLA, encoded by the coding sequence ATGCGCATCGGCATCGTCGGCGCGGGCGCCATCGGTGGTTTCCTCGGGGCGCGCTTGGCGCTCTCCGGGCACGCGGTCACCCTCATCGCGCGCGGCGCGCACCTCGCGGCGATCCAGCGCGATGGTCTCAAGCTGATTGAAATCGATGGAACGGAGCGGGTGGTGCGCCCGGAGAAGGCCACGGCGAACATCGCGGAGGCGGGGCCGCAGGACGCGGTGATCGTGGCGCTCAAGGCGGGGAGCTTGCCCGCCGTCGCGCCCTCGCTCCGCGCGCTCTACCACCCGGAGACCATGGTCATCACGGCGCAGAATGGCTTTCCATGGTGGTATTTCTACAAGCTGGAAGGCCCGTACGCGAACCACCGGGTCGAGGCGGTCGATCCGGGCGGGATCATCGCCGCGAACATCGAGGCAGATCGGGTCATCGGCTGCATCGTGTACCCGGCGGCCGACATCGACGCGCCCGGGATCGTGCGGCACGTGGAGGGCGATCGCTTCTCGATCGGGGAGCTCGACGGCCAAAAGACGGAGCGCGTGAGCCGTCTTCGCGACGCGCTGGAGGCAGCCGGGGTGAAAGCGAAGGTCACGCCGCGCATCCGCTGGGAGACGTGGATCAAGCTCTGGGGGAACCTGACCTTCAACCCCATCTCCGCCCTGACCCGCTCCACGCTCGAGCAAATTTGCAGCTACCCGCTCACCCGCCAGCTCGCGCGAACGATGATGCAAGAGGCGCAGGTGATCGCCGAGCGGCTGGGCATCGAGTTCGGCATCAAGCTGGAGCAACGCATCGACGGCGCCCAAAAAGTCGGCGCCCACAAAACGTCGATGCTCCAGGACATCGAGCGCGGGCGACCCACCGAAATCGACGCCATGCTGGGGTCCGTCTCCGAGCTGGGGCGCTGGCTCGAGGTGCCCACACCGGCCATCGACGCGGTCTATGCCGCCGTGAAGCTGCTGGAGGCGCGCTCGCTCGCCTAG